The Candidatus Nanopelagicus abundans genome includes a region encoding these proteins:
- the smpB gene encoding SsrA-binding protein SmpB encodes MVKELGKKVIAQNKSARHDYFIEEVYECGLVLTGTEVKSLRAGRASLTDGYAMAKDGEIWVSGIHIPEYNQGSWTNHMPRRDRKLLLHKREIAQIAGIIKAGGLTLVPLSLYFKDGKAKVEIAVAKGKKAHDKRNTLMEQQVTREVNRELSRRKSGKSTTASKRKNSDQDYD; translated from the coding sequence GTGGTTAAAGAGCTTGGCAAAAAAGTCATTGCCCAAAATAAAAGTGCCCGCCATGATTATTTTATTGAAGAGGTTTATGAGTGTGGCTTGGTTTTAACAGGCACAGAGGTTAAATCCCTTCGGGCAGGTAGGGCATCACTTACTGATGGCTATGCCATGGCAAAAGATGGTGAAATTTGGGTTAGTGGTATTCATATCCCTGAATACAACCAGGGTAGTTGGACTAACCACATGCCTCGTCGTGATCGAAAGTTATTACTTCATAAACGTGAGATTGCTCAGATCGCTGGGATAATTAAGGCAGGCGGTTTAACTTTAGTTCCGCTTTCACTCTACTTTAAAGACGGTAAGGCAAAGGTTGAAATTGCAGTTGCAAAGGGTAAGAAAGCCCACGATAAGCGCAACACTTTAATGGAGCAACAAGTTACTCGTGAGGTTAACCGAGAGTTATCAAGGCGTAAATCTGGCAAAAGTACTACAGCATCTAAGCGCAAAAACTCTGATCAAGATTACGATTAA
- a CDS encoding CoA-acylating methylmalonate-semialdehyde dehydrogenase: MKTVSHWINGSLSTDKAAQVGEIFNPATGKISGTVNFADLATVNKAVQVASSAFDSWRHSSLTKRTQVLFAFRELVNKNKEKIAELITAEHGKVLSDAQGEVTRGLEVVEFACGIPHLLKGGFSEEVSTGVDVYSIRQPLGPVAIISPFNFPAMVPMWFFPIAIACGNTVIIKPSEKDPSAIMFIANLLKEAGLPDGVFNVVHGDKVAVDALLTHPGIKSISFVGSTSIAKYVYENGTKAGKRVQALGGAKNHMIVLPDADLELAADAAINAGFGSAGERCMAISAIIAVEPIADKLIEKIKIRALKIKTGDGTTNADMGPLVTKVHRDKVASYINAGEKDGATVVVDGRNVEMAGDGFWLGPTLFDHVKPDMSIYLEEIFGPVLSVIRVKTYDEALKLVNDHQYGNGTAIFTNDGGAARRFQNEVEVGMVGINVPIPVPMAYFSFGGWKNSLFGDSHAHGTEGVHFFTRGKVVTSRWLDPSHGGINLGFPQNT; the protein is encoded by the coding sequence ATGAAAACTGTTTCGCACTGGATTAATGGCTCACTCTCTACTGATAAGGCAGCGCAGGTGGGCGAGATATTTAATCCTGCAACTGGAAAAATTTCTGGCACAGTAAATTTTGCTGACCTTGCAACTGTGAATAAAGCTGTACAGGTAGCAAGTTCTGCCTTTGATTCTTGGCGACATAGTTCCCTTACAAAACGCACGCAGGTTTTATTCGCATTTCGTGAGTTAGTTAATAAGAATAAAGAAAAAATAGCTGAATTAATAACTGCAGAGCATGGAAAAGTTTTAAGTGATGCTCAAGGTGAGGTAACTAGAGGACTTGAAGTAGTTGAATTTGCATGTGGCATACCTCATCTACTTAAAGGTGGTTTTTCAGAAGAGGTCTCAACTGGCGTGGATGTTTATTCAATCCGCCAACCACTTGGACCAGTTGCGATAATTTCACCATTTAATTTTCCAGCAATGGTGCCAATGTGGTTTTTCCCAATTGCAATTGCGTGTGGAAATACTGTAATTATTAAGCCCTCAGAAAAAGATCCGAGCGCAATTATGTTTATTGCTAATCTTCTAAAAGAGGCTGGATTGCCTGATGGTGTATTTAATGTTGTACACGGTGACAAGGTTGCAGTTGATGCACTCCTTACTCATCCAGGAATTAAATCAATTTCATTTGTTGGTTCAACTTCAATTGCAAAGTATGTATATGAGAATGGCACAAAAGCTGGAAAGCGAGTGCAGGCGTTAGGTGGAGCAAAAAATCACATGATCGTCCTACCTGATGCTGATCTAGAATTGGCAGCAGATGCTGCAATAAACGCCGGCTTTGGTTCAGCTGGTGAGCGATGTATGGCAATCTCAGCAATTATTGCCGTAGAGCCAATCGCTGATAAGTTAATTGAAAAAATTAAAATCAGGGCATTAAAGATTAAAACAGGTGATGGCACAACCAATGCTGACATGGGACCGCTTGTAACAAAGGTTCATCGCGACAAAGTTGCTTCCTATATAAATGCTGGCGAGAAGGATGGCGCAACGGTAGTAGTTGATGGGCGAAATGTTGAAATGGCTGGTGATGGTTTTTGGCTTGGACCAACTTTATTTGATCATGTAAAGCCTGATATGAGCATTTATTTAGAGGAGATATTTGGCCCAGTCTTAAGTGTTATTCGGGTTAAAACTTATGATGAGGCACTTAAGTTAGTAAATGATCATCAATACGGAAATGGAACTGCAATATTTACCAATGATGGTGGCGCTGCTAGAAGGTTTCAAAATGAGGTCGAAGTTGGAATGGTTGGAATAAATGTTCCTATTCCAGTACCTATGGCTTACTTCTCATTTGGCGGTTGGAAGAACTCGTTATTTGGTGATTCACATGCACATGGAACTGAGGGTGTTCACTTCTTTACCCGAGGAAAAGTTGTTACATCTCGCTGGTTAGATCCAAGCCATGGTGGAATTAATTTAGGATTTCCGCAAAATACCTAA
- the ftsE gene encoding cell division ATP-binding protein FtsE: MIQFENVTKMYPKTEKAALNGVNLDISKGEFVFLVGLSGSGKSTFLRLVLREERPTTGVIHVAGKDLSTLAAHKVPELRRQVGTVFQDFRLLPNKTVSENVAFTLHVLGYSNKQISREVPEVLELVGLEEKGDRKPNELSGGEQQRVAIARAYVSRPTILIADEPTGNLDPATSVGIMKLLDRINREGTTVVMATHDAGIVDQMRKRVIELEGGHVIRDQARGVYGYTG, translated from the coding sequence GTGATTCAGTTTGAAAATGTAACAAAGATGTATCCAAAGACCGAGAAAGCCGCTCTTAATGGGGTTAACCTTGATATTAGTAAGGGTGAATTTGTTTTCTTAGTTGGCCTATCTGGCTCTGGTAAATCAACATTTTTAAGATTAGTACTTCGTGAAGAAAGACCAACCACAGGTGTTATTCATGTAGCGGGTAAAGATTTAAGTACATTAGCTGCTCATAAAGTACCTGAGCTGCGCCGGCAAGTTGGCACAGTTTTCCAAGACTTTAGATTACTTCCAAATAAAACTGTTTCCGAAAATGTTGCCTTCACATTACATGTTTTAGGTTACTCAAATAAACAAATAAGCCGCGAAGTTCCTGAAGTTTTAGAGTTAGTTGGACTTGAAGAAAAAGGGGATCGAAAGCCAAATGAATTATCTGGTGGTGAGCAACAACGAGTTGCAATTGCTAGAGCTTATGTGTCTCGGCCAACAATTTTAATTGCTGATGAACCAACTGGAAACCTTGACCCTGCAACCTCGGTTGGAATTATGAAATTACTTGACCGCATCAACCGTGAGGGCACAACCGTAGTTATGGCAACGCATGACGCTGGAATTGTGGATCAAATGCGTAAACGTGTTATTGAGTTAGAGGGTGGTCATGTAATACGTGATCAGGCTCGCGGTGTTTACGGATATACCGGTTGA
- a CDS encoding nucleoside/nucleotide kinase family protein: MPIIINTIEEALKRLRSLNENNNQRIIIGIVGKPGAGKSTLTSYLLENLVKEKAVLVPMDGYHLSNKLLEEYEKADRKGAYDTFDARGYSELIKRIKSDSDSDIYFPIFHREIEESIVAEGVVLKECKVVLTEGNYLLLDNHGWQDVKSFFTESWYIQIDDDLRRERLMARSIRYGRSPEIAYKWTHGSDEVNAKVVETTMNNADVILAL; this comes from the coding sequence ATGCCAATTATTATTAATACAATAGAAGAAGCTCTAAAACGTTTAAGAAGCCTTAATGAGAATAATAATCAAAGAATTATTATTGGAATTGTTGGCAAACCAGGAGCTGGTAAATCAACACTAACCTCGTATTTATTAGAAAATTTGGTAAAAGAAAAAGCAGTTTTAGTTCCAATGGATGGTTACCATTTAAGTAATAAATTACTAGAAGAGTATGAAAAGGCTGATCGCAAGGGAGCCTATGACACTTTTGACGCACGAGGATATTCTGAATTAATAAAAAGAATAAAGTCTGATTCAGATTCTGATATTTATTTTCCAATTTTCCATCGAGAAATAGAAGAATCAATTGTTGCCGAGGGAGTAGTTTTAAAGGAGTGCAAAGTAGTACTAACAGAGGGTAATTATCTTTTACTTGATAACCATGGATGGCAAGATGTTAAGTCTTTCTTTACTGAATCTTGGTATATTCAAATAGATGATGACTTAAGGCGGGAAAGATTAATGGCTAGAAGTATTAGATATGGCCGATCTCCAGAGATTGCTTATAAATGGACACATGGATCTGATGAAGTAAATGCTAAAGTAGTTGAAACGACCATGAACAATGCAGATGTAATTTTAGCCTTATAA
- a CDS encoding aspartate aminotransferase family protein: MSSPINDPDKAAKVFADDRANVFHSWSAQAQISPMAIAGGAGSYFWDFTGKKYLDFSCQLVFTNIGHQHPKVIEAIKAQADILTTVAPQHANEARNEAAKRIIEVSGDSFKKVFFTNAGADGVENAVRMARLHTHKHKILSTYRSYHGNTGAAINATGDPRRFPNEFGYGHVHFWGPYLYRSPFWATSQEQECQRALEHLEQTIIFEGPKTIAAILIESVPGTAGVLIPPAGYLDGIRALCDKYGILWIADEIMAGFGRTGKWFAYQHSKSSPDLIVFAKGVTSGYVPLGGVVISEPITKSFDEQVFPGGLTYSGHPLACATAVATIDVMKSEKMLENATAIGEKILGPGLHELAKKHQVMGDIRGAGVFWGIDMVTDRNSREPLAPYGASSPKMNEIVATCKKNGLMPFNNFNRIHMVPPCNISEADTKSGLELLSKSLSEVGL; the protein is encoded by the coding sequence GTGAGTAGCCCTATAAATGATCCAGATAAGGCAGCGAAAGTATTTGCAGATGATCGGGCAAATGTTTTTCACTCTTGGTCAGCACAAGCCCAAATCTCACCAATGGCAATTGCCGGGGGAGCCGGATCTTATTTTTGGGATTTCACAGGTAAAAAGTATTTAGACTTTTCATGCCAGCTAGTCTTTACAAATATTGGCCATCAACATCCAAAAGTTATTGAAGCAATTAAGGCACAAGCTGATATTTTAACAACAGTTGCCCCACAGCATGCAAATGAAGCACGTAATGAAGCTGCTAAAAGAATTATTGAAGTATCAGGTGATAGTTTTAAAAAAGTTTTCTTTACTAATGCAGGAGCTGATGGGGTAGAGAACGCAGTTAGAATGGCAAGACTACATACTCATAAACATAAGATTCTTTCTACATATCGCTCCTACCACGGCAATACTGGTGCTGCGATTAATGCAACAGGGGATCCAAGAAGATTTCCAAATGAATTTGGATATGGGCATGTTCACTTTTGGGGTCCATATCTTTATCGTTCTCCATTTTGGGCAACTAGTCAGGAACAAGAATGTCAGCGTGCACTTGAGCATTTAGAGCAAACAATAATTTTTGAAGGACCAAAAACAATTGCAGCTATATTAATTGAATCAGTACCAGGAACAGCTGGAGTTTTAATTCCACCTGCAGGTTACTTAGATGGAATACGAGCACTTTGTGATAAGTATGGAATTTTATGGATAGCTGATGAAATTATGGCTGGTTTTGGTAGAACTGGTAAATGGTTTGCATATCAGCACTCAAAATCTTCGCCAGACTTAATTGTCTTTGCAAAAGGTGTGACCTCTGGCTATGTGCCACTAGGTGGAGTAGTTATATCTGAACCAATTACTAAAAGCTTTGATGAACAGGTATTTCCGGGCGGACTTACTTACTCTGGCCATCCACTTGCTTGCGCAACAGCTGTTGCAACGATTGATGTAATGAAGAGTGAAAAAATGTTGGAAAACGCTACTGCAATTGGAGAAAAAATACTTGGTCCTGGACTTCATGAGTTAGCAAAGAAGCATCAGGTAATGGGTGACATTCGTGGCGCTGGTGTGTTCTGGGGAATAGATATGGTCACCGATCGAAATTCACGCGAGCCTCTTGCTCCTTATGGTGCATCTAGTCCAAAGATGAATGAGATTGTTGCAACTTGTAAGAAAAATGGCTTAATGCCGTTTAATAATTTCAACCGAATTCATATGGTGCCGCCATGTAATATTTCAGAGGCTGATACTAAATCAGGTTTAGAATTATTGTCTAAGTCATTATCAGAGGTTGGTCTCTAG
- a CDS encoding FAD-binding oxidoreductase — protein sequence MVNKRVDLTPVQIEHLKSLVTGLVSTNETVLDQHGRDESAIPPVRPSAVVMPQNTEEVAKVLAYCNTEKIPVVAFGAGSSLEGHVLPLFGGISLDLTAMNKIIEVRADDLIVRVQPGVHRIALNEKLASAGLFFSVDPGADATLGGMASTGAAGTTTVRYGSMRDNVLAMTAVMADGTIFNTGRETRKLSAGYDLTRLLVGSEGTLAVITELTLRIFGIPEKMAAAIVRFDSLADGVNAATAIVRSGISIARCEFLDAKCIKNVNAHDGLTLTEMPTLFFEFHGSPAGVAEDAQSVKEIVEDFGGSEFEWTSDEGARRKLWQARHNAYWAGIAANPGKRAVSTDAAVPLSKLADAVSVADQILAKHPYPYSILGHVADANFHCFVITDPAKPEELEDVRHITHEITMKMIEMGGTCTGEHGIGSGKIQALIEETGAPAVNIMRSIKLTLDPNNILNPGKVFN from the coding sequence ATGGTGAATAAGCGCGTTGACTTAACTCCAGTTCAAATTGAACATTTAAAAAGTTTAGTAACTGGTTTGGTATCAACCAATGAAACTGTGCTTGACCAACACGGTAGAGATGAATCTGCAATCCCACCGGTTCGTCCATCTGCAGTTGTAATGCCCCAAAATACTGAAGAGGTTGCAAAAGTTTTAGCATATTGCAATACCGAAAAGATTCCAGTGGTTGCATTCGGTGCTGGCTCCTCACTTGAGGGCCATGTACTTCCATTATTTGGTGGTATCTCACTTGATTTAACTGCGATGAATAAAATAATTGAAGTAAGAGCAGATGACTTAATTGTAAGAGTTCAACCTGGCGTGCATCGAATTGCGTTGAATGAAAAATTGGCAAGTGCTGGTTTATTTTTCTCAGTTGATCCAGGAGCGGACGCCACATTAGGTGGCATGGCTTCAACTGGCGCCGCTGGCACAACCACAGTTCGCTATGGATCTATGCGAGATAATGTTTTGGCAATGACAGCGGTAATGGCAGATGGCACAATTTTTAATACTGGACGTGAAACTAGAAAATTATCAGCAGGTTATGATCTAACTAGATTATTAGTTGGCTCAGAAGGAACACTTGCTGTTATCACTGAATTAACACTTCGGATATTTGGAATCCCTGAGAAAATGGCGGCTGCAATAGTTAGATTTGATAGCTTAGCCGATGGAGTTAACGCAGCAACTGCAATTGTTAGATCTGGTATTTCCATCGCAAGGTGTGAATTTTTAGATGCTAAGTGTATTAAAAATGTTAACGCTCATGATGGGCTCACGCTGACAGAGATGCCAACTTTATTTTTTGAGTTCCATGGTTCACCAGCCGGTGTGGCAGAGGATGCGCAGTCAGTTAAAGAAATCGTTGAAGATTTTGGTGGATCAGAGTTTGAATGGACAAGTGATGAAGGCGCCCGTCGTAAATTATGGCAAGCACGACATAATGCTTATTGGGCAGGAATTGCAGCTAATCCAGGAAAGCGCGCAGTTAGTACAGATGCAGCTGTGCCGCTTTCAAAGCTTGCCGATGCAGTATCTGTTGCAGATCAAATCCTTGCTAAACATCCATACCCATATTCGATTTTAGGACATGTAGCTGATGCAAATTTTCATTGCTTTGTAATAACAGATCCAGCAAAACCAGAGGAGTTAGAGGATGTACGTCACATAACCCATGAGATAACTATGAAGATGATTGAAATGGGTGGAACATGCACGGGTGAACACGGAATTGGCTCAGGTAAAATTCAGGCTTTAATTGAAGAAACTGGGGCACCAGCAGTTAATATTATGCGATCAATTAAACTAACGTTAGATCCAAATAACATATTAAATCCTGGAAAGGTATTTAACTAA
- a CDS encoding aspartate aminotransferase family protein, with product MKTQTHHPQTFRSVPTHSKPLDSARLEKLLEQQLDLYKTKLLSSGLEYQLAVQNIPLGAHSTFQSFEPYPISIASAKGAWMTDVDGRKMLDLSMGFGSMLVGHLNPEVVSEVRASLDVGTLYTAPSPISRDAAERLCRRFGIEQIRFTNSGTESTMYAVRTARAYTGKEGVVKVEGGYHGSGDALMVSTKPSLEKAGPADSPNSVIGNASVPGESYVVPFNNIQALENVFSKHAKTIACFIVEPVLENIGIVLPDEGYLEAVRSLCDQYKIVLIFDEVKTGLTAGPQGAAQRLGVIPDLICMAKSIGGGIPLAAFGGKAEFMQPVTDGRMPHLGTFNGHIMAMAAVRAVDKVCTPAALEKAESLNIQALTRIREIIDEFELPAHTVGFGVKGCVTWSDKPVRNYRDYKATDFQIAELSFLWSLNHGIMTPPGLDEQWLISLAHDQGEVDFMVNDFKELAKTLRG from the coding sequence GTGAAAACCCAAACGCATCATCCTCAAACCTTTCGTTCAGTTCCTACACATTCAAAGCCGCTTGATAGCGCAAGATTAGAAAAACTTTTAGAGCAACAATTAGATTTATATAAAACAAAATTACTTAGTTCAGGTCTTGAATATCAATTAGCTGTGCAAAACATTCCACTGGGAGCGCATTCAACCTTCCAATCATTTGAGCCTTATCCAATCTCAATTGCGTCCGCTAAAGGTGCATGGATGACTGATGTGGATGGGCGCAAGATGCTTGATCTATCCATGGGCTTTGGTTCAATGTTGGTAGGTCACCTAAATCCAGAGGTTGTCTCTGAGGTTCGCGCATCACTTGATGTTGGAACTTTGTATACCGCTCCATCTCCAATATCTAGAGATGCTGCTGAGCGGCTATGTCGAAGATTTGGCATTGAACAAATACGTTTTACCAACTCAGGAACTGAATCAACTATGTATGCAGTTAGAACTGCTCGTGCATATACCGGTAAAGAGGGAGTAGTAAAGGTTGAAGGTGGCTACCACGGAAGTGGTGATGCGCTAATGGTCTCGACCAAGCCTTCTCTCGAAAAAGCCGGACCAGCTGATTCACCTAACTCAGTTATTGGAAATGCATCAGTACCCGGTGAGTCATATGTTGTGCCATTTAATAACATCCAAGCTTTAGAGAATGTATTTAGTAAACATGCCAAAACAATTGCTTGTTTTATTGTGGAGCCAGTTTTAGAAAATATTGGAATAGTTTTACCTGATGAGGGTTATTTAGAAGCAGTTAGATCACTATGTGATCAATACAAAATCGTTTTAATTTTTGATGAGGTTAAGACTGGTTTAACAGCAGGACCACAAGGTGCTGCGCAACGTTTGGGCGTAATCCCAGATTTGATTTGTATGGCTAAATCAATTGGTGGCGGAATTCCGCTTGCAGCTTTTGGTGGTAAGGCTGAATTTATGCAACCAGTAACTGATGGACGCATGCCACACCTTGGAACATTTAATGGACACATCATGGCAATGGCTGCAGTAAGAGCAGTAGATAAAGTTTGTACACCGGCAGCTCTTGAAAAAGCTGAGTCATTAAATATTCAAGCACTAACTCGAATTCGCGAAATAATTGATGAGTTTGAATTACCAGCCCACACAGTTGGTTTTGGTGTAAAAGGGTGTGTTACTTGGTCTGATAAGCCAGTTCGTAACTACCGAGATTATAAAGCGACTGATTTTCAAATAGCAGAGTTATCATTTTTATGGTCACTAAATCACGGAATTATGACGCCACCTGGATTAGATGAGCAATGGCTAATTAGTCTGGCTCATGATCAAGGCGAGGTTGATTTTATGGTTAATGATTTTAAGGAGCTTGCAAAAACATTACGCGGGTAA
- the ftsX gene encoding permease-like cell division protein FtsX, with product MRAKFVMSEVGIGLRRNLTMTFAVMITVAISLSLLGIGLLANSQVRVMKDYWYDKIEVSIFLCGSLSEGASCGKGVITQEQKIDIQKDLKTLPVVAEVYYESQGEAFKRFQERFKGSAIAQNVTADQLPESFRIKLKDPTKFAVIESAFAGRPGVDIVQDQRAILEKFFKLLAVLRNGALVIGAASVFTASLLISNTLRIAAFNRRRETGVMKLVGASSFSIQLPFLLEGIFAALSGWAVSTGVLVGFKAVIDSKVAPLLTFTQFFTWKDVWVASAWLLLTGLVVSSVASFITLRKYLKV from the coding sequence ATGCGCGCTAAGTTTGTAATGAGTGAGGTAGGCATTGGCCTGCGTAGAAATCTAACTATGACCTTTGCGGTAATGATTACTGTTGCCATCTCACTTTCCTTACTTGGTATTGGCTTACTAGCTAACTCACAAGTTCGTGTGATGAAGGATTACTGGTATGACAAGATTGAAGTTTCAATCTTTTTATGTGGCTCACTCTCTGAAGGTGCTTCATGTGGCAAGGGCGTAATTACGCAGGAGCAAAAAATTGATATTCAAAAAGATCTAAAGACCTTGCCAGTTGTGGCCGAGGTTTACTATGAATCACAAGGTGAAGCTTTTAAGCGTTTTCAGGAAAGATTTAAAGGCTCTGCCATTGCGCAAAATGTTACCGCTGATCAACTTCCAGAATCTTTTAGGATAAAACTTAAAGATCCCACAAAGTTTGCCGTAATTGAAAGCGCTTTTGCTGGCCGGCCCGGTGTTGATATTGTGCAGGATCAGCGGGCAATACTTGAGAAGTTTTTTAAATTATTAGCAGTGCTTCGAAATGGTGCGCTAGTAATTGGCGCTGCCTCTGTTTTCACGGCATCTTTATTAATAAGTAACACGTTACGAATTGCTGCATTTAATCGCAGAAGAGAGACTGGGGTTATGAAATTAGTTGGTGCCTCTAGTTTTTCTATTCAATTACCATTTCTCCTTGAGGGAATATTTGCTGCCCTCTCCGGTTGGGCAGTTTCAACTGGAGTATTAGTCGGATTTAAAGCGGTAATTGATTCAAAGGTTGCACCTCTTTTAACCTTTACTCAGTTCTTTACCTGGAAAGATGTTTGGGTTGCCTCCGCTTGGTTACTATTAACTGGCTTAGTTGTTTCAAGTGTTGCTTCATTTATAACTCTTCGCAAATACCTAAAGGTTTAG
- the prfB gene encoding peptide chain release factor 2 produces the protein MAAREYQDEIAKIDITLKSIEQVLNLPKLITTANELEQQASAPNLWDDPVKAQVVTSKLSRAQSTINKISSIRTRLDDLPVMIELAGSESDKASAFKDIDKELDDLTRVINELEVQTLLSGEYDERDALMTIRSEAGGVEAADWAQMLMRMYFRFCERHNYKIDVLETSYAEEAGIKSTTFRISAPYAYGRLSVEQGTHRLVRISPFDSQSRRHTSFAGVEVVPVVEQSDHIEIEEKDLRIDVYRSSGPGGQGVNTTDSAVRITHTPSGIVVSCQNERSQIQNRATAMAVLQSKLLERRRLAERAKMDALKGDNTGSWGNQMRSYVLAPYQMVKDLRTDFEVGNPSAVLDGDLDGFIEAGIKWRKERE, from the coding sequence ATGGCCGCCCGTGAGTATCAAGATGAGATCGCAAAGATCGATATCACTCTTAAATCAATTGAGCAGGTGCTAAACCTGCCAAAATTAATAACAACGGCTAATGAACTAGAGCAGCAGGCAAGTGCTCCAAACCTTTGGGATGATCCAGTTAAAGCTCAGGTGGTAACTAGTAAGTTATCTAGGGCGCAATCAACAATAAATAAAATTAGCTCAATCAGAACTAGATTAGATGATCTACCAGTAATGATTGAACTAGCAGGATCTGAAAGTGATAAGGCGTCAGCTTTTAAAGATATCGATAAAGAACTAGATGATTTAACTAGGGTAATTAATGAACTTGAAGTACAGACATTATTAAGTGGTGAATATGATGAACGAGATGCTTTAATGACAATTAGATCAGAGGCTGGCGGAGTTGAAGCAGCTGATTGGGCGCAGATGTTAATGCGGATGTACTTTAGATTTTGTGAACGTCATAACTACAAAATAGATGTATTAGAAACTTCATATGCAGAGGAAGCCGGTATTAAATCCACTACCTTTCGAATTAGTGCGCCATATGCATATGGCCGCTTAAGTGTTGAACAAGGAACTCATCGCTTAGTTCGAATTTCACCTTTTGATTCACAATCTCGAAGGCACACTTCCTTTGCCGGTGTTGAAGTAGTACCAGTTGTTGAGCAAAGTGATCATATTGAAATTGAGGAAAAAGATTTACGAATCGATGTTTATCGTTCATCTGGTCCTGGTGGTCAAGGAGTTAACACCACAGATTCAGCGGTAAGAATTACCCACACACCATCTGGAATTGTTGTTTCTTGCCAAAATGAGCGATCACAAATTCAGAATCGAGCAACTGCAATGGCAGTTCTGCAATCTAAATTATTAGAGCGACGCAGATTAGCTGAGCGCGCAAAGATGGATGCATTAAAGGGTGATAACACTGGTTCATGGGGTAATCAAATGCGTTCATATGTATTAGCTCCGTATCAAATGGTTAAAGATTTACGAACTGATTTTGAAGTTGGAAATCCATCTGCGGTGCTAGATGGTGATCTTGATGGTTTTATTGAAGCAGGTATTAAGTGGCGCAAAGAGCGCGAGTAA